From Paraburkholderia fungorum, the proteins below share one genomic window:
- a CDS encoding IclR family transcriptional regulator: MSTLDSKPSSKESTAGATSTADAKTVAGAAAFSKFIAVLQLVADAETPPNVAKLSAASGYPRPTVHRIVAALQAEGLIVAAANGTTFGLGPRLVNLASRSWERSDLRLAAVDALMELRNVTSETIHLAVPSQGEMVYIEKLESPHAVRMASRVGTRVSLTSSSVGKAYLATLGVAEREALLKDAPLERFTERTLVSLDDVRNEVAATEQRGYAEDREENEIAISCFGAAIRGTDGRAVGCISISMPTYRLKADAQASYIEPLLAACRTIAARLGPTSGR; encoded by the coding sequence ATGTCGACCCTAGATTCCAAGCCCTCTTCGAAAGAATCCACCGCCGGTGCGACCAGCACCGCCGATGCGAAAACCGTGGCCGGCGCTGCCGCGTTCTCCAAATTCATTGCCGTGCTGCAACTGGTCGCCGATGCCGAGACGCCGCCCAATGTCGCGAAGCTGAGCGCGGCGAGTGGCTATCCGCGTCCCACTGTCCACCGGATCGTGGCCGCGTTGCAGGCCGAGGGGTTGATCGTCGCGGCGGCCAACGGCACGACCTTCGGCCTCGGCCCGCGCCTCGTGAATCTGGCGAGCCGTAGCTGGGAACGCTCGGATTTGCGCCTCGCCGCCGTCGATGCGCTGATGGAATTGCGCAACGTCACATCGGAGACGATTCACCTGGCGGTGCCGAGTCAGGGCGAGATGGTGTACATCGAAAAGCTGGAAAGCCCGCACGCGGTGCGCATGGCATCGCGCGTCGGCACACGGGTGTCGCTCACGTCGAGTTCGGTGGGCAAGGCGTATCTCGCGACACTCGGTGTGGCCGAGCGCGAAGCGTTGCTGAAAGACGCGCCGCTGGAGCGCTTCACGGAACGCACGCTGGTCAGTCTCGACGACGTGCGCAACGAAGTCGCCGCCACCGAACAACGTGGCTACGCCGAAGATCGCGAAGAAAACGAAATCGCGATTTCCTGCTTCGGTGCGGCGATTCGCGGAACCGATGGGCGTGCGGTCGGCTGCATCAGTATCAGCATGCCGACTTATCGGTTGAAGGCGGACGCGCAAGCGTCCTATATCGAGCCGTTGCTGGCGGCGTGCAGGACGATTGCCGCGCGACTCGGGCCGACTAGCGGCCGGTAG
- a CDS encoding NADH:flavin oxidoreductase/NADH oxidase, whose protein sequence is MSALFTPFQLKDVSLRNRIAVPPMCQYSAVDGFTNAWHQTHYASLARGGAALVIVEATAVSPEGRITPACTGLWNDAQAEGMAQIAASIKAAGSVPGIQIAHAGRKASANRPWEGDDHIPEGDPRGWDTLSPSAIAFGANLPKVPKAMTLDDIARVKADFVAAARRARDAGFEWLELHFAHGYLAQSFFSVHANQRDDQYGGDLAGRSRFLLETLAAVREVWPDNLPLTARFGVIEYDGRDEETLDESIELTKAMRAGGLDMLSVSVGFSTPKAKIPWGPAFLAPIAERVRREGGLPVSSAWGIDSPENCERVIAQEQLDLVMVGRAHLADPHWPYYAALALKAEKPSWVLPAPYAHWLERYAVAE, encoded by the coding sequence ATGTCAGCACTCTTCACTCCGTTTCAACTCAAGGACGTTTCACTGCGCAACCGCATCGCCGTTCCGCCGATGTGCCAGTACAGCGCCGTCGACGGCTTCACCAACGCGTGGCATCAGACGCACTACGCAAGTCTCGCGCGCGGCGGCGCGGCGCTGGTGATCGTCGAGGCGACGGCGGTGTCGCCGGAAGGACGCATCACGCCGGCCTGCACGGGTTTGTGGAACGACGCGCAGGCCGAAGGCATGGCGCAGATCGCGGCGTCGATCAAGGCGGCGGGCTCGGTGCCCGGCATCCAGATCGCGCATGCGGGACGCAAGGCGAGCGCGAACCGTCCGTGGGAAGGCGACGACCACATTCCCGAAGGCGATCCGCGCGGCTGGGACACGTTGTCGCCGTCGGCGATCGCGTTCGGCGCGAACCTGCCCAAAGTGCCGAAAGCGATGACGCTCGACGACATCGCGCGCGTGAAGGCCGACTTCGTGGCCGCCGCCCGCCGTGCCCGCGACGCCGGTTTCGAATGGCTCGAACTGCACTTCGCGCATGGCTATCTCGCGCAGAGCTTTTTCTCGGTGCACGCGAACCAGCGCGACGATCAGTACGGCGGTGACCTCGCGGGCCGCAGCCGGTTCCTGCTGGAAACGCTCGCTGCCGTGCGCGAAGTGTGGCCGGACAACCTGCCGCTGACCGCGCGTTTCGGCGTGATCGAATACGACGGACGCGATGAAGAGACGCTCGACGAATCGATCGAACTGACGAAGGCGATGCGCGCCGGCGGTCTGGACATGCTGAGCGTGAGCGTCGGCTTTTCGACGCCGAAGGCGAAAATCCCCTGGGGACCTGCGTTCCTCGCGCCGATTGCCGAGCGCGTGCGGCGTGAAGGGGGCTTGCCGGTGTCGTCGGCGTGGGGCATCGACTCGCCGGAGAACTGCGAGCGCGTGATCGCGCAGGAGCAACTGGATCTGGTGATGGTCGGCCGCGCGCATCTGGCCGATCCGCACTGGCCGTATTACGCGGCGCTGGCGCTGAAGGCCGAGAAGCCGTCGTGGGTGTTGCCCGCGCCATACGCGCACTGGCTGGAGCGGTACGCGGTGGCGGAGTGA
- a CDS encoding zinc-binding dehydrogenase, with translation MQRELPASWRAWVWRGGASPLDLVLERVTRPAIAPGEVLVRNAVIGLNPVDWKVLGDEQLDWQPGHVPGVDGAGTVVAIGDGVPHDLLGQRVAYHQSLHRHGSFAEYTSIRAEVLLRVPANMDFAVAASFPCPALTAFQAIEKLPPGRGRTLLISGAGGAVGRYLVQLAVARGFAVTAMCNRRHWERLLALGVDECIEGPLGDGQAWPVNDPKRFFAIIDSVDADHAARLAPALLANGHLVCIQGRVAQWPCAPFGRALSMHEVALGALHVYGDSAAWNALTQAGEQMLGEIAAGQLQAEPGIVGDFEGLAEQLDALRQRRFSGKPLVAVEPIRHTGPV, from the coding sequence ATGCAGAGGGAACTTCCCGCTTCGTGGCGGGCGTGGGTCTGGCGCGGCGGCGCGAGTCCGCTCGATCTGGTGCTGGAGCGCGTGACGCGTCCGGCCATCGCGCCCGGCGAAGTGCTGGTGCGCAACGCGGTGATCGGCCTGAATCCGGTCGACTGGAAAGTGCTCGGCGACGAGCAGCTCGACTGGCAACCCGGTCATGTACCGGGTGTCGACGGCGCGGGAACGGTGGTGGCAATCGGCGACGGCGTGCCGCACGATCTGCTGGGGCAGCGCGTCGCCTATCACCAGAGCCTGCATCGACACGGCAGCTTCGCCGAATACACGTCGATACGCGCCGAAGTGCTGCTGCGCGTACCGGCGAACATGGACTTCGCGGTGGCGGCCAGTTTCCCGTGCCCGGCGCTGACCGCGTTTCAGGCAATCGAAAAACTTCCGCCGGGCCGGGGCCGCACGTTGCTGATCAGCGGTGCGGGCGGCGCGGTGGGCCGGTATCTGGTGCAACTGGCGGTGGCGCGCGGCTTTGCCGTCACAGCCATGTGCAACCGGCGACATTGGGAACGCCTGCTGGCGCTCGGCGTCGATGAATGTATCGAAGGTCCGCTGGGCGACGGACAGGCGTGGCCTGTCAACGATCCGAAACGCTTCTTCGCGATCATCGACAGCGTCGACGCCGATCACGCCGCGCGCCTTGCACCCGCGTTGCTGGCGAACGGCCACCTGGTCTGCATCCAGGGGCGTGTCGCGCAATGGCCGTGCGCGCCGTTTGGCCGCGCATTGTCGATGCACGAGGTCGCGCTGGGCGCGTTGCACGTTTATGGCGACAGCGCCGCATGGAACGCGCTCACGCAGGCCGGCGAGCAGATGCTCGGCGAGATCGCGGCAGGGCAACTGCAAGCGGAACCGGGTATCGTCGGCGATTTCGAGGGACTGGCCGAACAACTGGATGCGCTGAGACAGCGCCGTTTCTCCGGCAAGCCGCTGGTCGCCGTCGAGCCGATCCGACACACCGGGCCGGTCTAG
- a CDS encoding lactoylglutathione lyase family protein, protein MSTTYPRSFSHIGLSVTDLDAAVKFYTEVLGWYLIMPPTTIAEDPSAIGVMCTDVFGAGWGSFRIAHLSTGDRVGVEIFEFPNAEKPANNFEYWKTGVFHFCVQDPDVEGLAAKIVAAGGKQRMPVREYFPDEKPYRMVYMEDPFGNILEIYSHSYELTYSAGAYQSGTAS, encoded by the coding sequence ATGTCCACAACCTATCCTCGTTCGTTTTCCCATATTGGCCTGTCGGTGACCGATCTCGACGCCGCGGTCAAGTTCTACACTGAAGTGCTCGGCTGGTATCTGATCATGCCGCCCACCACGATTGCCGAGGACCCGAGCGCGATCGGCGTGATGTGCACCGATGTGTTCGGCGCGGGCTGGGGTTCGTTCCGTATCGCGCATCTGTCGACGGGCGACCGCGTCGGCGTGGAAATCTTCGAATTTCCGAATGCAGAAAAACCCGCCAACAACTTCGAATACTGGAAGACCGGCGTGTTCCATTTCTGCGTGCAGGACCCGGACGTCGAAGGGCTGGCCGCAAAGATCGTCGCGGCGGGCGGCAAGCAGCGCATGCCGGTGCGCGAATATTTTCCTGACGAGAAGCCGTACCGCATGGTCTATATGGAAGACCCGTTCGGCAACATCCTCGAAATCTATAGCCATAGCTACGAGTTGACGTATTCGGCGGGGGCTTATCAGTCGGGCACGGCTAGCTGA
- a CDS encoding LysR family transcriptional regulator yields the protein MLNPQWLRTFTTLAELGSFTRAAERLQLTQAAVSQHLRHLEDELGLLAIRRPRQLELTPAGHALLAYCEEADLADKRLRLRLSGADTESGEISLISPGSIGLALFPILLGLQQVHPGWVVRHRFAPDSEVLAAVLQNQYELGLVTLKPDDPRLAASHFTEEPLELVVPAAHAEMHEWSDLERLGFIDHPDGQAMASRLLSRRFPGNPGVQTLRRQGFSNQIGLILEPVARGLGFTVIPRYARTAFARQEAIAVVECGAPVVDTLWLIHRSEWPVSSFAARAIEHLREQVAKLGTAGR from the coding sequence ATGCTGAATCCGCAATGGCTGCGAACTTTCACGACGCTGGCCGAACTCGGCAGCTTCACGCGCGCGGCTGAGCGGCTGCAATTGACGCAGGCCGCCGTGAGCCAGCATCTGCGGCATCTGGAGGACGAGTTGGGGTTGCTGGCGATCCGCCGTCCGCGTCAACTCGAATTGACGCCCGCCGGTCACGCGTTGCTCGCGTATTGCGAAGAAGCCGATCTCGCCGACAAGCGCTTGCGGCTGAGACTGAGCGGTGCGGACACCGAATCGGGTGAAATCAGTCTGATCAGCCCCGGTAGCATTGGACTTGCGCTGTTTCCGATCTTGCTGGGATTGCAGCAGGTCCATCCCGGCTGGGTCGTGCGACACCGCTTCGCGCCCGATTCCGAAGTGTTAGCCGCCGTGTTGCAGAACCAGTACGAACTCGGTCTGGTCACGCTCAAGCCTGACGATCCCCGGCTGGCCGCCAGTCATTTCACCGAGGAACCGCTGGAACTGGTCGTCCCCGCCGCGCATGCCGAGATGCACGAATGGAGCGATCTCGAACGGCTTGGTTTTATCGACCACCCGGACGGCCAGGCGATGGCAAGCCGGCTGCTGAGCCGCCGTTTTCCCGGCAATCCCGGTGTGCAGACATTGCGCCGCCAGGGTTTCAGCAATCAGATCGGTTTGATTCTCGAGCCGGTGGCGCGTGGCTTGGGATTCACGGTGATTCCGCGTTATGCGCGCACCGCGTTCGCCCGCCAGGAGGCGATTGCGGTCGTCGAATGCGGCGCGCCGGTCGTCGATACGCTGTGGCTGATCCATCGGTCGGAATGGCCGGTGTCCAGCTTTGCCGCGCGGGCTATCGAGCATCTTCGCGAGCAGGTCGCGAAACTTGGGACGGCGGGACGGTAG
- a CDS encoding DUF4148 domain-containing protein: protein MKLLTAIAIAALSLPFGANAFAQTSHSGLTRAEVMAQLHEAQVDGIVPTRSNDYPPSAATVERNRELYAIQHGTDGAKSLRTADQATTQPGAAAD from the coding sequence ATGAAACTGCTTACCGCTATTGCCATTGCCGCCCTCAGCCTGCCGTTCGGCGCGAATGCGTTTGCCCAGACCAGCCATTCAGGACTGACGCGGGCCGAAGTGATGGCGCAGTTGCACGAGGCACAGGTCGACGGCATCGTCCCGACGCGCAGCAATGACTATCCGCCGTCGGCGGCCACGGTCGAGCGCAACCGCGAACTGTATGCGATCCAGCACGGCACCGATGGCGCTAAATCGCTCAGAACGGCTGACCAGGCCACGACGCAGCCAGGAGCGGCGGCTGATTGA